The window AATCCTTTAATGATCATGAATTGTGTTACTCTTTAAGATCAAATAGTGCAAATGCCCCTCAAGTACTCTCTTTGAGAGTGAGGCGAGCATTAGATGTTACAGAAGCTCCCTTTCAGTTGAGATATGTTGGTCAGCAAGAGATTGGTGATAAGAATAGGCCTACAGTTGTAAGGTCTTGTATTGATATGGCTTGCAGCTCtacaataattgattttttgacaGAATTAGGTAAAACAATTCagtaaactaattaaaatagtaaaattcaaacaattataaattacttatttttttgaaatattgacaaATGCAATAGACAAATACaattctatcaaaaaatattcctagaaatatttgtttctattttaaacttaacgggttaaaagcagaatttttcagaaattttaaatCGAGAACAGAAGACTTTAAGAACTCCTAATTAGTAGATAATCAAagaataaataacaaatatgcAAGAATGAGTCTATTATAGAACCATTATTTCCATTATATCTACTTCTACTagttatgtatttatttcttacaggctgTAGGTTAGACTTCGAATACATAGCAAGGGGATACATGTTCAGGAAAGGCAGAATGAAAGTTACAgtctcaaaaatttttaagcTGAATGGAATGGCCAGTAAACCAGAAAATGTTGAAGCTATATCCCAGAGCTACTTGGTAGAGCTCTCAGTACAAGCCCCATCAGGTCAAGATGCCATTGCTGATGACATGAGGATATTTGCTGAACAGTTGAGGCCTTTGGTGCAGCTGGAAAAGATTGACTATAAAAGACTGGGAAATATTATGTAAGATATTTTGTACAAGTGATGATTATAATGGTTTCATTATTAGGTATACAATTATAGATAATTCTTGGaaatttaaatgctttttttatattttattttaagtccTCATAAAATGTTAGGGTCAAgaaatatgcaatttttataaatgttaatatttttaaatatatttgtaaataatttgaaaatcataggatatattatatatagcCTTCCTTAGAGTCTTTACTTTTGATCTAAGATGGTTTCCATCAagttttttgcagttttatgGAATTATGGTTCATTTACAATTACCCGGGGCTATTTACAATTTCCCCTGATatttggggtaaatgtaaattaattttagtctAAATATGGGTgataatgttttaaaacaaaggGTAATTGGAAACAAATGGGCcgataataatttttccttGACTAACATTACGGTAGTTTTATATCAAGATCTGTCATTTACAATTACCCCATGTGCAACGTTTACAAATACACCATTAAATAATACTAAACATTTGAAAGTAGTTTGTATTAAAGAAAAGATGCCTACAAAGctacttcttaaaaaaacataaagaaaaataaaaaacttaactcTAGTTAACTCAGTTTTTGCCCAATTATGGTCTGTttttcaaatacactaacatAATTGCTACTATTGAGCTGAACTCAACCTCTGTAGTTCATTCTTCTCGAACAGCAAAAACAGTAGAATATTTATCTTTTCTTCCAAAACAATTGACATAGATTTCCCCCTTATCTATAGATACTTGTTCAATGCATTCTACATATTGATAATGGTTTGTTTTTCTTGTGCCCCTCAAAAAGTCTACCACTAAAAACATGCCGGGTTTAAGTTTGTTCCATTCTGGCTGTTCATAATCTActtctttcaaattttcttttatgcaagATTCCAGAAAATCAGAATCATCTGATTCATTATCTGAGCtataatttgtattgttttcaTTGAGGTCTTCATTGTCTGAATCAGTCTCAAttggatttttctttttccctGTCTTTTTTTGcttctgtttcttttttaaatctttattttctttattcttatttttcttgacttctttttcattttttttcccCTTCTTTGAGcttcaataattttcattttttccacgACTTTTTCATTAGTAAGTATTTCACTgtattttacagattttaatctTGGTACTggaataattcttctttttacaACCTCTAATTTTTCGTAGCTGGTATTCATTGCTTGACagaaaatatctattattttacttGGGGTTTTAATTGGAGTTTTATGGGTAGAGGTCGAAGGAATAGCAAGTTCAGGACCAGAGATTTTGGAAacgtttttttctaaatttatatcAAGTGTGCTGTTTTCTAAGGTAGTATTGGCTTGATTATTTacacttaatattttaagattttcaatAGGAGATTGCCTCGGAGATTGCTCTtcaatattttctgtaaattgtgTAGGGCTAGTGCATGGTGTGGATGAGTTTATAGATTTTAACTGATTTTCTTTATACCTTCTTAACAAAACAGGATTAAAATCTGCCTCAGGAAATTTTGTTGAATCAACTGGAAATGTGCCAGTAGAAATAAAACCTTTAACGATGTTATCATGTTTTATAGAATCTCTCCAAACCTCTCCTAATAACTCAACAAATTAGGATTTTGATAACCTTATGTTACCTTTACCAATTTTGTCCAATCATACATTAAAAGAGCTGTTTGATTTGGTGTTCCCCATGTCCTTCTTTTATTCTGAACCTCTTGCACAAAAGCTGTAGAAAACCATTCAAAAAACTGGGGTTTCTCCATCCAACCATTGGATGTAGTAGTGTATAGGGTAAGCTTTTTCTGAAATCCATCTTGGTTGAACTGCTGCTCCTTTAAATAGTATATAGGGGGGCAAATACGAACTATCTGCACAAATTGTTGCcaacactgaaatggattctcTGCCTGATCCTCCTGTGACACGTACTAAAGctaaaacctaaaaaggaaGGTAATACAATGTTAGTTAAAAATCAAGGAAACTTACATTTTCCTTTTTCTCCTAATGCCTTTAGTTTGCGTGGATCAGTACCAAATCCACTTTCATctgtgttaaaaataaatgatggtTTTTCTTCCAAATTATAATCCTTAACAAGTTGTGAAAGTTCATTATAAAAATCGTAAATAACTTCAGGGACTCTGGCGTCTTTTCTTGATTTTTCTAGTAGTTCGggtttttaatgaaattgagGGATTCCGTTTTAAAAACCCGTAGTACCAATCGTCTCCGGGTATACCATCTTTAAAGGGATTTTTAATTTGAGAAATCTCGACATATTGAGCCACAATATTCTTAATTTCTTCTTTGTCACAGGGATAATCCATCCTAGCATGAGCTTTAATACACTGTACcaacttttcttcttcttcttttgacAACACTGATGGACGCCCAGCACCTATTTTATCTACAGAGATATTGCGTCCTTTAATTCGATGAAAAATACAGGATTTGGGAACACCGTAAAAGTTTTCAGCTTGTTGATATGTCTTGTTTTTATTGAGAACATCCTCCACAGCTCTTCTTAGATCTTCTCTGCTATATTGAGGTCCCTGGCGCGTCTTCGTATTTTTGCGAggcatttctgagaaaaaaacAGTTATTTACAATTACCCTGcatctatttttataatttccccataacaaaatttttttggggtaattgtaaattatcaaaaatatacaaaaacccTTTTGTCAAAAAGACACAATTGTTGCTAGTCAGATACTAAGATGGCTAacttaccttttaaaaatatttagaataagtATTAATCAATACACACtccaaattttaacaaaaacacGAAATACAAATGCAACCTGATCATGTACATTATAGCCCAAGGTTAAAACATTGCTGCAGAAGCACCATCTACATTTTAAAGCCCGCGGCTATTTGACAAACACGCCTTTTACATTTACCCCGTTTTTACAATTACCCCACTTGAccctataattttatgtttaaatttattgaagttATGTTAGGTAATGCTTTGACTTATATTACATACTTAAGTATATTCTACACTTGATCAATTAAATAGACTTAGTGTAACATAAGCATTGTCAAACTGTGATGAGGactcaataaatttattaagcgTAATTATGTATCAACAATTGAaccttttatataatatacagtcataaataaaaaaaaaaaccttttatatatttaatatcccTTGAAAGTGGTTTTCACAAGTCATTCTGATTTAATTCcgataaaaaaagttttaatttttttactttcttaagTTTATATATGAGGGGTCAGTGGAAAAGTGGTATAAGTAACATTGACTTGATTTTGAGTAATCTAAGGTCAAACTTAATAGTAAAATCCTAGTAAAAGTAAATCCAAGAATGGttacatatatctatttaaaaaattctaatgtttTCTGGCCATACATGATGATTTGGGGTAAAAGAAGTATAAGTGACATAAAagatactttatttaaatattctgaaacaaagaagtgaaaaaaaaagtataatgaaTACAGTTTGTCTTATCTAATCTTGTCACCTTCATCTACTATATCTTCGTCGCTGTCACGTCGCTCTTCTGTACTGCCAGCACCTGTTAGCAGCACACTGCACactttagttttctttttaggtGCCGTTTCTTGCCTGCTCCGTTTTTGACTTTTTGAATCTTCATCTGCCaaattcttgtaaaaattgTGGTATACCGGAGTTACAAACTGCAACAGCTCTTGAAGATTTTgctat is drawn from Anthonomus grandis grandis chromosome 1, icAntGran1.3, whole genome shotgun sequence and contains these coding sequences:
- the LOC126739608 gene encoding mediator of RNA polymerase II transcription subunit 18, translating into MSLGTAIESLTAALKCNIIPNQEYLLQGSVLDQYVEVLLHRLRGLCDNVDSGPESFNDHELCYSLRSNSANAPQVLSLRVRRALDVTEAPFQLRYVGQQEIGDKNRPTVVRSCIDMACSSTIIDFLTELGCRLDFEYIARGYMFRKGRMKVTVSKIFKLNGMASKPENVEAISQSYLVELSVQAPSGQDAIADDMRIFAEQLRPLVQLEKIDYKRLGNIM